A genomic segment from Salvia splendens isolate huo1 chromosome 13, SspV2, whole genome shotgun sequence encodes:
- the LOC121762295 gene encoding uncharacterized protein LOC121762295, producing the protein MEKGSDRKPPLPPRRRQRMDEKASAAARKPPLPPRRQRVDAKGSAAARNPPLPLRRKRKSGETPDRSLVADQLRLRDRYVKITSKICVSRVRDMYNVRADWPDDFNVDLALYLITKVQSIEHDHHDQAALSLLKDGPLRIWFPFFRDFALSLLSLCKVDGNLWADRLTQHLIQYIGMKLQSSTKQPDADADADDASPSKKLKGS; encoded by the exons ATGGAAAAGGGCTCCGACAGAAAACCGCCCCTTCCTCCCCGTCGTCGTCAAAG AATGGATGAGAaggcctccgccgccgccagaaAACCGCCCCTCCCTCCCCGTCGTCAAAG AGTGGATGCAAAGGGTTCCGCCGCCGCCAGAAACCCGCCCCTCCCTCTTCGTCGAAAAAG AAAATCGGGTGAAACACCAGATCGTTCTTTGGTTGCCGATCAGCTGCGCCTTAGGGATAGATATGTCAAAATCACATCTAAGATATGTGTATCAAGGGTGAGGGATATGTACAATGTGCGAGCAGACTGGCCCGATGATTTTAATGTTGATTTAGCTCTATACTTGATAACCAAGGTTCAATCTATTGAGCATGATCATCATGATCAGGCTGCCTTATCCCTCCTAAAGGATGGTCCTTTACGTATATGGTTTCCCTTCTTCCGGGACTTCGCACTATCGCTCCTTTCCCTCTGCAAGGTCGACGGAAATTTGTGGGCTGATCGTTTGACTCAGCATCTCATTCAATATATTGGAATGAAGCTTCAGTCATCCACCAAGCAACCTGACGCTGATGCTGATGCTGACGATGCTAGCCCCTCAAAGAAACTCAAGGGATCATAG